From a single Amphiprion ocellaris isolate individual 3 ecotype Okinawa chromosome 18, ASM2253959v1, whole genome shotgun sequence genomic region:
- the cdc42ep4b gene encoding cdc42 effector protein 4: MPILKQLGNNLNQSKRRSRADLTAEMISAPLGDFRHTMHVGRGGDAFGDTSFLSTRSGEPPKEPDTKQGSPGPKPGLLSRTFRSSKRSQSVNRGDKYEYNMVPSAASSQYVKNAISLPYLNDEGTTRSHQLPKSVSSSPMKKLTETESKPMNGAAAMATIDAEFDERNFGELTDLPPSMPKGSGLKHAESMMSFHIDLGPSMLGDILSVMEKKGWEDDDLGYEEGKGSEGHGSPSLIPNIDDDDAEDQAPARPPRSMRAYQHKAMVDPYTPELHARNNHHNMDSCSVSSSGSITEEKPQYHHHDGDTDSAKYSSPHGEDDRDFTFMDEDDDDEIRV; this comes from the coding sequence ATGCCTATTCTCAAGCAGCTGGGGAACAACCTGAACCAGTCAAAGCGGCGGTCTCGGGCCGACCTGACCGCTGAGATGATCAGCGCTCCGTTGGGGGACTTCCGTCACACCATGCACGTGGGCCGAGGTGGCGACGCCTTCGGGGACACTTCGTTTCTTAGCACCCGATCAGGGGAACCTCCCAAGGAGCCGGACACCAAGCAGGGCTCCCCGGGCCCCAAACCAGGACTGCTGTCCCGCACCTTCAGAAGCAGCAAGCGGTCTCAGTCGGTGAACCGGGGGGACAAGTACGAGTACAACATGGTGCCTTCTGCTGCCTCGTCTCAGTATGTGAAAAACGCCATATCCCTGCCTTACCTAAACGATGAGGGCACTACCAGAAGTCACCAACTGCCGAAGAGCGTTTCCTCAAGCCCCATGAAGAAGCTGACGGAGACTGAAAGCAAGCCAATGAACGGAGCAGCAGCGATGGCGACAATCGACGCCGAGTTTGACGAGAGGAACTTCGGCGAACTTACAGATTTGCCTCCATCCATGCCGAAGGGAAGCGGGTTGAAGCACGCAGAGTCTATGATGTCCTTCCATATCGACCTGGGGCCCTCCATGCTCGGGGACATCTTGAGCGTGATGGAGAAGAAGGGCTGGGAGGACGACGATCTCGGCTACGAGGAAGGCAAAGGCAGCGAGGGCCACGGGTCGCCTTCCCTCATCCCCAACATAGACGACGACGATGCGGAGGACCAGGCGCCTGCAAGGCCGCCTCGCAGCATGCGAGCATACCAGCACAAAGCCATGGTGGATCCCTACACCCCGGAGCTGCACGCCAGGaacaaccaccacaacatgGATAGCTGCTCCGTGTCCAGCTCTGGCTCCATCACAGAGGAGAAACCCCAGTACCACCACCACGACGGCGACACGGACAGCGCAAAGTACAGTTCGCCACATGGAGAGGACGACAGAGATTTCACCTTCatggatgaggatgatgatgatgagattCGGGTGTAG